The following coding sequences lie in one Fundidesulfovibrio magnetotacticus genomic window:
- a CDS encoding DMT family transporter, whose translation MFSVRFAAIWALCAAVLVWGLSFSATKIALEHLSPAAILFPRFALAALLLTPLALRRGVARLGLAEHGKVLGICVLFPGGYFALETMGLRLTSATNASLIAASIPMVVLGLSCLAGRAWPTAREASGVAASLAGVALLVGLNAGPANAGDLMMLGAVLAASVYMVAAGRLRGVPPLAFTTLQMFWGAVFFLPFFVQEAGALAQAPAKALAAVAWLGLFCSAGGFLAYNYALSRVPAARASLFINAVPLVAALGAHVALAESVSPGQALGGALVLASVAWAGARGGA comes from the coding sequence ATGTTTTCCGTTCGATTCGCCGCGATCTGGGCTTTGTGCGCGGCCGTGCTGGTCTGGGGTTTGTCGTTTTCCGCCACGAAGATCGCGCTGGAGCATCTGAGTCCGGCGGCGATCCTGTTTCCGCGTTTCGCGCTGGCCGCCTTGTTGCTGACGCCGCTGGCCTTGCGGCGCGGCGTGGCGCGTTTGGGGTTGGCGGAGCATGGGAAGGTGCTGGGCATCTGCGTGCTGTTTCCGGGCGGGTACTTCGCGCTGGAGACCATGGGATTGCGTTTGACGAGCGCCACCAACGCCTCGCTCATCGCGGCCTCAATCCCCATGGTGGTGCTGGGGCTCTCGTGCCTGGCCGGGCGCGCGTGGCCCACGGCGCGGGAGGCTTCGGGCGTGGCGGCCTCGCTGGCGGGCGTGGCCCTGTTGGTGGGGTTGAACGCGGGACCGGCCAACGCCGGGGATCTGATGATGCTGGGGGCGGTGCTGGCGGCGTCGGTCTACATGGTGGCGGCGGGGCGGTTGCGCGGCGTGCCGCCGCTTGCGTTCACTACGTTGCAGATGTTCTGGGGCGCGGTGTTCTTCCTTCCGTTTTTCGTCCAGGAGGCCGGAGCGTTGGCGCAGGCGCCCGCGAAGGCGCTGGCGGCGGTGGCCTGGCTGGGCCTGTTCTGCTCGGCGGGCGGGTTCCTGGCGTACAACTACGCCTTGTCGCGGGTTCCGGCGGCCCGTGCTTCGCTGTTCATCAACGCGGTGCCGCTGGTGGCCGCTTTGGGCGCGCACGTGGCTCTGGCGGAGTCGGTCAGCCCGGGCCAGGCCCTGGGCGGCGCGCTGGTGCTGGCGTCGGTGGCCTGGGCCGGGGCGCGCGGGGGCGCTTGA